One genomic window of Quercus robur chromosome 6, dhQueRobu3.1, whole genome shotgun sequence includes the following:
- the LOC126690425 gene encoding uncharacterized protein LOC126690425 — MYGEDYSNFGCEAKYIIGGTMEANICDVNHLDSDVLLPPRKRLLAGLKKQSSEVDGALHLSLVASSSSSSTFTSASGSASVSGSASAPSFASSSDYVTRLNNLVSSHPNNPNVTPEEIIEASRSAAIAAAKAAETARAAAEDKAAIAAKAMAAAKSALDLVASFSEEAASKERYLKKNKQKKHVPVQLLYKKYQPIENNKTDEELARTLHRAINSSPRISKNSPSSDWKGHKHRKPKISASPEKSRESNGAILSERIPNPPSMCNGHAVAGKVTSQGSIRELYTLKADEKACKSDIAGQLEMNNGEAESSQPRDKTLEDVCATGKKRGRVKLKKLPLSIFNFRDRANPNGKMNVSSPLTEKNVDGPTASSKPLFSMEPSADGVMMPIGAAPPVWKCQEFKAPACVKQNKVMQS, encoded by the coding sequence ATGTACGGGGAGGATTATTCAAATTTTGGGTGTGAGGCAAAATACATAATTGGAGGAACGATGGAAGCTAACATATGTGATGTTAATCACTTGGATTCGGATGTCCTTTTGCCTCCACGAAAGCGTCTTCTTGCTGGATTGAAAAAGCAAAGCTCAGAAGTCGATGGTGCTTTGCATCTCTCTCTagttgcttcttcttcttcttcttctactttcacGTCTGCATCTGGATCTGCATCTGTTTCCGGTTCTGCGTCTGCTCCATCTTTTGCGTCTTCAAGCGATTATGTAACTCGTCTTAACAATCTAGTGAGTTCTCATCCGAATAATCCTAATGTTACACCAGAGGAGATAATTGAGGCCTCGAGATCAGCAGCTATTGCTGCAGCTAAGGCTGCAGAGACTGCAAGAGCTGCAGCCGAAGATAAGGCTGCAATAGCGGCAAAAGCAATGGCTGCTGCCAAGAGTGCTTTAGATCTGGTTGCCTCATTTTCTGAAGAGGCAGCCAGTAAGGAAAGATACCTGAAAAAAAATAAGCAGAAGAAGCATGTCCCAGTTCAGCTCTTGTACAAAAAATACCAACCAATTGAGAATAACAAGACCGACGAAGAGTTGGCCCGTACGTTGCATCGAGCTATTAACAGCTCTCCAAGAATCTCAAAGAATTCTCCAAGTTCTGACTGGAAGGGTCATAAACACAGGAAGCCTAAAATCTCAGCAAGTCCTGAGAAAAGTAGGGAATCCAATGGGGCAATCTTATCGGAAAGAATCCCAAACCCCCCATCCATGTGTAATGGTCATGCTGTAGCAGGCAAGGTCACTTCTCAAGGATCCATCCGAGAGTTATACACGCTTAAAGCAGATGAAAAGGCATGCAAGTCTGATATAGCTGGCCAACTAGAGATGAATAACGGGGAAGCAGAATCAAGTCAGCCAAGGGATAAAACTTTGGAAGATGTGTGTGCCACTGGTAAAAAGAGGGGAAGAGTGAAGCTAAAAAAGTTGCCCTTAAGCATATTTAACTTTAGGGATCGGGCAAACCCCAATGGCAAGATGAATGTGAGTTCCCCATTGACTGAAAAGAATGTGGACGGCCCTACTGCTAGCAGTAAGCCCTTATTTTCAATGGAACCTTCAGCTGATGGTGTGATGATGCCAATTGGGGCTGCACCACCAGTGTGGAAATGCCAGGAGTTCAAAGCGCCTGCATGtgtcaaacaaaataaagtcaTGCAGTCATGA